The genomic interval TAGCGGCGGTACTCGTTCATGAAGATTCCGAAAAGCATCGGCTTGTGCGCTCCGTTATGCTCGATGGATTTCCACGGCGAGCAAACGAACTCGGACTGGAAAGTGGAATGGGGACTCAGCCGGAACTCGACGGCCGGATTGATCACCCCGACCAATGCGTACAGCCCGTTGAGCTTTACGTACGTCTGCGCCTCGGACCGCTGTGCGGACAGCAGGATTCCCGCTGCCGCGAGCAGCATCCATTTCAAACCGTATTTCATCATATCTTCGAATATTACGCCCGTTCGGACCGCCGAAGCGTTCCCTGTTGTCCTCGTTCTCGGACAGCGTCGGGCCGGTTAAACTTTTCCTTGACCGTTGTCGTCCGGGGCTTCCTCCTGTCCGTTTCCCGGATTCCCCATCGTGAAGCGCCACGAGCAGGCGCATCCGGGGTCGCTCACCCGAGGGAAACAGCTTACCGGTTCGCATACTATGCGATCGTCGATCGTTTTGGCGAAAAATGCGTATTCGCGGATTCCTACGGACAGACACGGATGCAACGGCATCCCTTTTCGCTTGCGTGCAGACTGTACCCGGCAATCTACCACACGGAATGTCAGGGAATCGCTTTCCCGTATCAGTTCGACCTGCCGGTTGGCGAATGCCGCGAAGCGGAGCGAAAGCGCCCGCTCCAGTCCGTCCAGTCCCGGCCTGTCGGGCAACTGCAGGAATCCTTTGATGCGCCGTGCCTCCGTTTGGGTGAAGGCTTGCCACACCCGCTCGTCGTGCCTCATGGCCCGGTCCATTCCGAGCTCGCGCTCGACGGACTGGAACCACACGCCGTCCAAAGCCAGCATGTTGCGCGCGTACGTTCTCACCAACTCTTCGAGCTGCTCCTTGGACAGCTTCGACAAGACATCCGTTTCCATTTCAGTGCGATGACGAGGCAAAAATAAGGATTTTTAACGGATTCGGTTCGGTCCGTGCGACGGATCGCCCGATATTTTCCCGCTCTGTATCCGCATACGTTCGGACTCAGCCCGTAGTCCGCAAGAGCATGCCCGGCCGGGAAAGGATGCGGGCGTAAAAACGAAAGCCTTTCCGTCATGAAGTCGGAAAGGCTTTCGGCAATCGGTTTTACCCCGAGCTTATTCGTTCCATCGGATCGTCATCAGCAGTCCCCGGTGGTCGCTCGGCCAATGCTCGCCGGCCTGATCGATAATGGGCTCCTGCGTATCGGCAGCCACGCGTTCGCCCCGGACGATCGTTCCGGTAGGACCTACCATTTTGATATCCACCAGACTGAATCGGCTGTCGGGATAGTAGTAAATGTAATCGATCCTGTCGCGTTCGTCCGCTTCGGCGGCCCATGCCAGATCCGATACGGGAATGCCTTCGTTGTTGACCGGCCACGTCAGGCCCGGGTGCGTTGCCGGATCGGGATACATCTGCCGGAAAGCATCGATGAAACCGCTCTCGGTCAGCAGCAGCGAGGTCTGCCAAGGTACGATGCAACCGTTATGCTCGAACATATCTTTCGTAGACTCGACCCAGTCCAGATGCGAGGGCTCGTTCAGGTCGCCTGCCAGAATGACGATAGCCCCTTTATCCAACTCTTTTTTCGCATTTTCGACGAACTCCCGAGCCGATTCCGGACGTCCCGAAAGCGCATTGCGCTCGAGAATCTCGCTTACGTCGGTATTCGGACCGTCGGGTAACTTTTCCCAACCGCTGTTTCCGCCGCCGTCGTTATATCCGCGCGGATAGTAGCATGAATAGTAAACGTAGTTGGAATGAGACGGATAAATAGCGATCCGCTTGCCGTCCACGTTGCATACGCCCTTGAACATCCATGAATTGATCAGCTCCGTTTCCTCGATCGGATATTTCGACAGCAGTCCGCGCGCTCCGCCGCCGCCTTTGCCGAACCCGGTCTCGGCGTAATAGGTCAGCCCCCGCTCCTTCAAGGCTGCCACGAGTTTCTTCATGACCATGTCGTCCCCGTTTTTGTACAGCTCACAGAAAGTCGCGAAGTCGGGTTCGAGAGCGACTATCTGGTCCACGAGCGACTGGAACGCGCTGTAACCGTCCGTCGAGTTGTGCCCGCATTCCTCCCAGATATTGAGCTGGAAAAGCGTCAGTTCCTTACCGGCGGTCTGGCCGGCCTGTACGATAGTGATTTCCGTAGGCGCGAGGTTGTCAGCCGTAAATTTCACCACGGCCGTACGTTCTTGCTCGTCCGTATTGGCCGATATTTGGAACCGCACCGAAGATGTTTCCATTGCCGATTTGTTCTGAACCTGCGCGATCCAGTTTCCTTCCTGAACAATCGAGCATTGATAAGCTACATTGGCCGATACGTTGACCGTAAGCAGCGTATCTCCGGCCTTTACATCATAGCGCCCTTGTTCGGGAACGACTTCTTCGTGCGTGCGCTGAGTGACCGAGATTGTCTTCTGTTCATTGCCGCACGTAACCGTCAGCAAAGCTTCGCGGTCCGTACTGTTGGACGGATTATTGCCTGCCGAAAGCGTCAGCTTGTGCTGCCCGGCGGCGCCGGACGTCTTGCTGACAGAGAGCCACCGCTCTCCTCCGGCGATGTAATCGGTCTTGACTTTCCACTCGCCCGGGGCCTGCAGGTCGACCTCCTCGGTCGCCCCCTGAGAGGGTACGTTCCATTGACTGACGGATAGCTCGAAAGGCAGATTTCCGCCGCTCGCAGAGCCTCCGTCTTTGTCGCATTGGCAAAAAGCCAGCGAACAAACGGCAAACAAGCTGTACAAAATGCTCATTTTCATCATGTTGAATTATATCTGAAATCAAATTAATCGCACAAAGATGCTAATAATTTTACGGATCGGAGATGCTTCCGCAATATTTTCTTAACATTCCGTTGAAAATGCGTACGGCTTTCGAGGCAATCCTGAGCATAAACGTTTCAAAGAAAATATTATTGCCGATGGAACAGGACAAGTCGGGTAATTTCCAGCGAATTTTCGGAAAAAGTTGTTGAATTTTCGGTCGTTCTGCGACGAATCGTTATATTTCTTGCAGATATTGTCTGATCCTGAATTTTGTTTCATCTTTGCATTGCGAGCGCCGGACAGGCCCCGACGGGAAGCGGAACGTATTTCCGGACCGGGCCGTTTCCCGGCTATGACTATTATGAAAAAACTGCCGCTTTACATTACGATTCTGATCGGAATGCTCGTGGGAACCGGACTCGGCTTCTGGGCCGTAACGGGAGGGTGGGAGCATCTGCTCACGGAATGGATCAAGCCTTGGGGAACAATTTTTATCCGGTTGCTGCGACTGGTCGCCGTTCCGTTGGTAGTCGTTTCCCTGATCAGCGGAATCACGAATCTGAGCGATACGAAGCATCTGTCGCGCATGGGGCTCAAGACGCTGGGCATCTATCTGTCGACGACCGTCTTCGCCATTGTCATCGGTCTGGTCGTCGTCAATCTGATCCGTCCCGGAGAAGTATTCCCTCGCGAGAAAACCGCCGAGTTCCGAAGCCGTTACGAACAGTCTGTTTCGGAAAAGGCTACCGCAGCCGAGAACATGCGCGAAGACAGTCCGCTCCAATTTTTCGTGGATATGGTTCCGGAAAACGTCGTCCGTTCGGCCGGCGACAATTCGGCCATGCTTCAGATCGTTCTGCTGTCCATCGCTTTCGGCATAGCCATGGTAGCTGTCGGCAGGGAAAGAGCCGCCCCAGTCAAAAAATTGGTCGAGTCGCTCAACGAAATCATCCTGAAGATCATCGGATACGTGATGAAGCTGGCACCGTTGGGCGTCATGGCGCTGATGGCCGACCTGATCGTCGGTTTCGCCGGCGACTCGGACCTGCTGCTGGCGTTGGGCTATTATGCGCTGACGGTCGTCATCGGACTATGCGTCATCCTGCTCGTCTGTTATCCGCTGATCATCCGTTTTTTTACCGACATTCGGCTCCCGGACTATGTCCGCGCCGTATTGCCGGTCCAAATGCTCGCCTTTACGTCCTGCTCCAGCGCGGCCTGTCTGCCGGTCAATATCGAGCAGATGCGCAGGCTGGGACTCCCGCATAACGTGATCTCGTTCGTGCTGCCGACCGGCGTGACGGTCAACATGAACGGCACGAGCTGTTACCACGCCATCGCCACCGTTTTCGTCGCGCAGGTGATGGGCATCGAGCTTTCGCTCGCTCAGATGCTCTCGATCGTCGTGCTGACGACCGTCTCGTCGATCGGAACGCCGGGCATACCCAGCGGAGGCATGGCCGTGCTGACGCTCGTACTCGTCTCGGTCGGCATACCGGCCGAAGGAATCGCCATGATTATCGCGATGGACCGTCCGCTCGACATGCTGATTACGGCGGTGAACGTCTCGGGCGATGCGATGGCCGCATGCGTCGTCTCGCGGGGCGAACGATCCGAATCCGCCGAAACGGTTATTTCCGCTCACACGAATACAGAACAATCATGACTAACCTTAACGAGCCCAAGCGGCACAGCCGCTCCGTACGCCGTCTCGGCATGATAGCGTCCGGCCTTGCGCTGGCTCTGATCGTCCTGTGGGCCGCACGCGTGCTTGCCCCTGCCCGGATCGCATTCGTACGAACGCTCGGTCTTCCCGACAGCCTGCCCGGTTGCCACGCCCTTGCAGACAGTCTCCGCGAAGGCTTGATGAACTGCCGCAATACCGTTGCTCTCAAGCTGGCGGCGCTTTCCGACCCGGCGCGAATCCCCGTTTCGGAAATACGGCCGTTCGATACGGAGGCTTTGGCTTCCGCGATACACGGCGAACGCATCGGAATCGACGGTTCGTCCGACTGGATGCAAACGCTGAAGAAGTCGCTCCGGCGTGGGTTCGGGAAAACGAACGATTTGACGCTGACGTTTCGGAAGGATGCTCCCGATACGGCTCAATGTACCGTTTTTCTCGGCGAATCGATCATGACGGCCGACCGTTTCCCTCTCGGTCGCTGGCCCGTGTTTTTCGAAGAAATAGGAACCGCCGTATGGACGGCGCTGGACCCGGCCGTTGCGCTTATGGATCATTACGATCCCTGCCCGGCGGACGATTACATGGAGAAAATAAACCGGATGCGTCTGTACGAATCGGCGGACGATGCCGGATTGCTGAACGCTTCCGGCTGTTCCGATCCGCGCTCGGATCTCGTATCGGGTATCGTCTGCGAGAGCTTCGGCTATGCGATTCAGGATACGGCCGCCCTGAGCGCTGCCGCTGTCCGATACCGCCGCCTCGCGGGCTCTGACAGACGGCTCGCCGAAACGCTCGGCAGCCGGATCGACCGGATCGGAACCTATGTCGCCTCTT from Alistipes ihumii AP11 carries:
- a CDS encoding DUF6125 family protein, with translation METDVLSKLSKEQLEELVRTYARNMLALDGVWFQSVERELGMDRAMRHDERVWQAFTQTEARRIKGFLQLPDRPGLDGLERALSLRFAAFANRQVELIRESDSLTFRVVDCRVQSARKRKGMPLHPCLSVGIREYAFFAKTIDDRIVCEPVSCFPRVSDPGCACSWRFTMGNPGNGQEEAPDDNGQGKV
- a CDS encoding BACON domain-containing protein, which codes for MSILYSLFAVCSLAFCQCDKDGGSASGGNLPFELSVSQWNVPSQGATEEVDLQAPGEWKVKTDYIAGGERWLSVSKTSGAAGQHKLTLSAGNNPSNSTDREALLTVTCGNEQKTISVTQRTHEEVVPEQGRYDVKAGDTLLTVNVSANVAYQCSIVQEGNWIAQVQNKSAMETSSVRFQISANTDEQERTAVVKFTADNLAPTEITIVQAGQTAGKELTLFQLNIWEECGHNSTDGYSAFQSLVDQIVALEPDFATFCELYKNGDDMVMKKLVAALKERGLTYYAETGFGKGGGGARGLLSKYPIEETELINSWMFKGVCNVDGKRIAIYPSHSNYVYYSCYYPRGYNDGGGNSGWEKLPDGPNTDVSEILERNALSGRPESAREFVENAKKELDKGAIVILAGDLNEPSHLDWVESTKDMFEHNGCIVPWQTSLLLTESGFIDAFRQMYPDPATHPGLTWPVNNEGIPVSDLAWAAEADERDRIDYIYYYPDSRFSLVDIKMVGPTGTIVRGERVAADTQEPIIDQAGEHWPSDHRGLLMTIRWNE
- a CDS encoding dicarboxylate/amino acid:cation symporter, whose amino-acid sequence is MKKLPLYITILIGMLVGTGLGFWAVTGGWEHLLTEWIKPWGTIFIRLLRLVAVPLVVVSLISGITNLSDTKHLSRMGLKTLGIYLSTTVFAIVIGLVVVNLIRPGEVFPREKTAEFRSRYEQSVSEKATAAENMREDSPLQFFVDMVPENVVRSAGDNSAMLQIVLLSIAFGIAMVAVGRERAAPVKKLVESLNEIILKIIGYVMKLAPLGVMALMADLIVGFAGDSDLLLALGYYALTVVIGLCVILLVCYPLIIRFFTDIRLPDYVRAVLPVQMLAFTSCSSAACLPVNIEQMRRLGLPHNVISFVLPTGVTVNMNGTSCYHAIATVFVAQVMGIELSLAQMLSIVVLTTVSSIGTPGIPSGGMAVLTLVLVSVGIPAEGIAMIIAMDRPLDMLITAVNVSGDAMAACVVSRGERSESAETVISAHTNTEQS
- a CDS encoding L,D-transpeptidase, with product MTNLNEPKRHSRSVRRLGMIASGLALALIVLWAARVLAPARIAFVRTLGLPDSLPGCHALADSLREGLMNCRNTVALKLAALSDPARIPVSEIRPFDTEALASAIHGERIGIDGSSDWMQTLKKSLRRGFGKTNDLTLTFRKDAPDTAQCTVFLGESIMTADRFPLGRWPVFFEEIGTAVWTALDPAVALMDHYDPCPADDYMEKINRMRLYESADDAGLLNASGCSDPRSDLVSGIVCESFGYAIQDTAALSAAAVRYRRLAGSDRRLAETLGSRIDRIGTYVASLEAPGRDDAFVESFLNEQIRLPDSCRQLILVYNDRPDRVSCVFRRYEKKNGQWRETAYPLRSNVGRAGIAPYGEKREGDGRTPSGAYPMGFAFGYERDIDLSWPFVVVSKQHYWISDPEDPLYNQMTQQTPRTDNFEYLRRDDEVYRYAAVVEYNMRPIEKYKGSAIFFHIESGFDRGTAGCISVTRRKTVEVLQWFDPQKVPYMLIVTKPQALQNPGSRSFDYH